The following DNA comes from Rosa rugosa chromosome 5, drRosRugo1.1, whole genome shotgun sequence.
AACCCCCCCTTCACGGATGCACACTCGAAATTGGGGCCTCATGCTGAATCCTATAATCTTTAGGAGGCAGGAAAATCCAGCAACTTGCAAGGTAGGTACCATGAGGGGGTACAAACACCAGACCACATAGAAGCAAATGATGGTGGATCTCACAAAGGTGCACCTATGTGGTAGTGCAATTTTGGGAAGAGAAATGGACTTCCATTAAAAGAAAGGAAAGGTCTATCATGTGAACGCAATGTCAACATGCAAATTACTGACCATTTACGCTCATCTAACAAGGTTAAAGGAAGAAGCCAATTGCTGACCATCAAGACTGAATTAATATCAAAAGTGCAAGAGAACAAAGTCCTGCTAGAATCAAGACAATCAACTGAGGAGGTAAAATACATGGGAAACTAAGAATAATTCCTTAATCTTATAACCAAGAGAGTATAGGACAATATTTTCAAGGAAAGCATTGACACACTGAATAGAGTTAGGATCTTCGCAAACATGgacttcacacacacacacataaatgGCTTCAAAACTTGAATACAACAAAATGCAGGAAGCATCTCAGAACTGAAATCGAACTATCATGAAGATATATAAAAACTGCCACTTGTTACAATGCAATGCATTTATCGGGGAGGCAAAAGGGGGGTTGCATTTATAATTGAATCATAAGAGAAACAATCAGGACTGCAATAACAAATTTGTACGTGTatgtttgagagagagagagacctggaAGGAAGAGGAGGATCCGAAGGTCGAGTAGGAGGCTCAGTTGTTGATCTCTCTCTTGTTTCTGAACTGCAAAGTTGCACCCACATAAAAGAAGACAGACTGTTAGTAGCCTTACACAACTTGGTATCAGAACGAACTGAAACCCAAGTTTACCTTACGGGGGCAATGTTACTAGTTGAGGAACTGGAATCCAATTTAGACAAAAGCTGAGCGTCCAGAGTGTTGACCAGTGTCTCCAAATTTTTGAACTGTGAAGAGTAATTGCTGCCACTCTCTCCTCCAACATAGTCACCCACACTGCAAAATTGTAACAACTGAATGCAAAAGTcacaaagagagaaagagagagagagaggagcctACTTGATTTCGAGATGGAGAGAGTGAGAAGCCAAAGCATCCACGAACAATTTCTCGTTCATCACAAGGCATTTGACCagtaacttgttcttgttttcggCGTTGGCGTAGACGAAAGCGTACTCCTCGTCAAGCTCGTTCCATCCATCGATTCCTACTTCATCggttgaggaggaggaggagaggagggCAGAATCGGAAAAAGCAGGAGGCCCGGTGGCGATGAGCTCGTACCCGGAGGCTACGAAAGAGGCGTGAACTGCAAAAGCAACCTTGTCGTTGTTGTTGCGGAAGGTTGGCCTCGCCGCTCTGATCACCGCCATCACCGACTTTTCGTTCGCCAtttatgctctctctctctctctctctctctctctctctctgatttgCGTTTCTGAGATGGTTCTAGTGTCTTTTGAGGAGGCAGGAGGTGCTGTGGTAATAAAGGACGAAACTGTAATTTTCACAGTTGATCATTCGTAATGTTTGTTTGGTAAAAAATAGGGCTtcgtttacttttttttttgagaaaaaagtcGGTGCGGCAGCCCTTAAGCCTTGATAACCTTAAATAAAGTAACTGTCGAATacagggggggacattgagcctaaacccctgattacaataagtagcTAGAGAACAACCTAAAATACTATCTTGAGTCTCTACTAAACGCTTGTACtcaacaaagcaccaactagcaaatagcgctctactggcgactctatttgctttaactaCTTTAacgcagcggtgacacaacggaaagataacttgatctgcaacCCGATTACAGCAAAGCATAACAACCATACGCACAGCTCTCCTATCATGATGCCACTGGAAACAACTTccagtgacacttagtttcactctgctactaggaggcagcgaccatttgcaagtgcaaggaactcgccgcctacctagagcaaaaCTGGCACACAAGGTGCAAAGATTGGCACACAGGCCACTGGCTCCAACCAGAACACGGTTGGAGCTTATTTCCGACAAAGCAAAAACAGAAACACTGCAAGTAACTAAAACGCTGAagacaacaacaacaaataaaaacaaagaaacgcCCAAGCAGCATGGCCTTGACATAAAGGCCCGGTCCAACCAGTGGCATGACCCAGACACAAAGGTCCGGCCCAACCACCTCTCACCCCAAACAACTAGCGTCGCCGTCCACCTAGCAAGCTGCCAGCGAGCTCCACCGTCCTGTTGCCTTGCACTGGACTGCCGCCGCAACGCATCCCAACGCCACAACACCGCCACCCCACAAAGCCGACCGTCCCAAAGCCTGGCCGATGTCAGAACCCAGATCTCAGAAAGACGCAGACCCACTATGGGCTCATCTCTGCCACGAGATTGGAGACCCAGCCACCGCCAAGCACGGAGAACCGGTCGTGACGCCTGAAGCCTCCGCCGCTGCTCCATGTCCGGTCTCACCCATAATCTGAGAACAAGAGATCCAGAGCGCTCTTCCCCGTCCGAGATGCAGCCGCTATCCTCCATCTCTGATCCAGGCCTCCACCATAGCACTTAGAAACCCGAGCAGATCTCGATCGATCTGCCCCTACCGAGCTCAAACACCCTCACACCAAAACCAGGACCGCAGCACCGCCATGGGACCACGCCGCAGGGCAAATCCACCATCCCTTCCCAGACCGGAACGCAGCGGCAGGAGCGCAGGCGGCGTTCGGTCGGGAGAGGGCTCGCTTAagtttcctttttttccttttctccgCGTGTGGGGCGCGTTCTGTGTTTGGGGGTTAATGGGCTTCGTTTACTTTGGTAATGCTAGGTTGATTATTTGAaggcctgctcacctaaggTACTGTTTGGGTAGGGGATTTGGAGGTAATGGGATTATAGGGTGAAGGGATTTCAAGGTGATGGGATCTTAAAATGAAGGGACCATTTATTATTTAAATGACTTGTTTGGGTAATTTTTTTGAGTGAAGGTATTTAATTATGGGATTTTGTaatcatatttattttttgacaaGATTAGTCTTTTTTAATATTTTGCTATTTCTAGttaattgcaattttttttaaccaaatagatgtaaaacaagaaaaatttgTGCTTCACCAATTAATTCCAACACTtccattaaaataaaataaaatcataaaaaaattcTAGAAATTTAAAAAGTCACAACAAAACTTCGAAGTTATGGAACATTTGCAAGGTCTCCTTGTTCTTGCTGCACTTGTTGAGCTCGATGCCTTTGATAGTTAGCAAACATATCCATCGCCAATTGATCACGAAATATTGTCCATTCATTAGTGGCGTGGCTTCAACAGTTCTAATCTCCTCTTTATTGATTTCTATTGGCCTCATTGACAACTCACGATCAACCAAATGTAAAAGATGTAAGTCTTCAGCTTCCAACAATGGATCATTGTGCTTCTCAATCCGAATGAAGTTGTGTAACACACAACAAGCATTCATGATTCTTACTTGTGTTTTAATGTCAAAAAGGGAAGCTGTTCTTAATATGCTCCACCTTTTTTTCAACACCCTGAATGCACGTTCAATGACATTTCTAGCTTTCGAATGCCGAAGATTGAAAAGTTCTTTATAATTTTGGGGATGATTTCCAGACCATTCCTTTAGGTGGTatcctttcttcttcctccaccaccacctcctcctcctcctcatcttcttctctcGCACGCTTACGACAAAGATCCGTCCCTAATTCCTATGTGATAAACCCACaagataagaaaatatttagCATTCTAGTACCATGAATTTTCAAAGTAATAATTAAAGAAAGCAAGACATGTATAAATATAAAGGACAAAAAACCAGACATATTTCTAATGCAAAGGTAAGCATGTACCATGGATTTTCAAGGTAATAATTAAAGAAAGCAACACATGTATAAAAATAAAGATAAGTCTCTTAGCTACTCAACACAGCAGCATACAATACAAACTTCGTTTATAATAAACCGGAGGTCCTAACTTATTCTAGTGTAATTATCTTCGTTTATAAGAGCCTgtacatatttatatataaatatgtgtATGAACAAACACTAGGCAGAAGGGTAACAGGAAAAAACTTCATTTGGGGGTGGTAGGAATTTGtttatttgaaaataaaagaatgatAATGACTTGCGTATTCTGCCTTTCTAGGTTGAGAAaaccaaaaaatacaaaatgCAAACCTAGTGAACATGCGGATTAAAGGGCTAAGCAATTGCATGTGCCTTTTCGGTATGTTAAAATGTCGGAAAATGCTTAATAAGGCAAAGGAATTAGTTGGTGAGAAAGCAAGAGACATCAAGCAGACTAAGATAAGATGTTACATGAATTGCCTTACAAGAGACTAAAGCAGGAGCAATTGGAAAAGCAAAGCATACTGGTGTTTGGATCCGGCAGTGCATGTCATCTATTTTAAACCTTCGGTTAAGATAGTACTTGAGATGGATTGAATATGTCTGAAAGAGCACTAACTGATATGACCAAGATGCTCTCtatatttaaattgataatcaaagaCAACAtgtcaacaacaaaatggaT
Coding sequences within:
- the LOC133712417 gene encoding probable proteasome inhibitor gives rise to the protein MANEKSVMAVIRAARPTFRNNNDKVAFAVHASFVASGYELIATGPPAFSDSALLSSSSSTDEVGIDGWNELDEEYAFVYANAENKNKLLVKCLVMNEKLFVDALASHSLHLEINVGDYVGGESGSNYSSQFKNLETLVNTLDAQLLSKLDSSSSTSNIAPVSSETRERSTTEPPTRPSDPPLPSRIVYPSVNPIGDSDRFPGLGAGMYPARGDFGGGGMLLGPNDPRWFGGIREPGFPGGQPGVPPGARFDPYGPPGVPGFEPNRFARNPRRPGGGTHPDLEHFGSGSDFI